The following coding sequences are from one Arachis hypogaea cultivar Tifrunner chromosome 7, arahy.Tifrunner.gnm2.J5K5, whole genome shotgun sequence window:
- the LOC140174548 gene encoding uncharacterized protein: MGSRVAILMLGLLAIVLISSEVAARDLPEASPNKDEAGTEANEVGEAKYGYGGGNYGHGGGNYGHGGGGYGHGGGGYGHGGGGYGHGGGGHGGGGYCRYGCCGSGYGGRCKCCSYAGEAAEAEPHN; encoded by the exons ATGGGTTCAAGAGTAGCAATACTCATGCTTGGCCTCTTGGCCATTGTTCTTATCTCTTCAGAAGTGGCTGCTAGAGACTTACCTGAGGCTTCACCTAACAAGG ATGAAGCTGGTACAGAGGCAAATGAAGTGGGCGAGGCCAAGTATGGATACGGTGGTGGTAACTATGGCCATGGTGGTGGTAACTATGGCCATGGTGGCGGAGGATATGGCCACGGTGGCGGAGGATACGGCCACGGTGGCGGAGGATACGGTCACGGTGGAGGAGGACACGGAGGAGGAGGATATTGCCGTTACGGTTGCTGCGGCAGCGGATACGGTGGGCGGTGCAAGTGCTGCTCTTACGCCGGTGAAGCTGCTGAAGCTGAACCTCACAACTAA
- the LOC112702286 gene encoding uncharacterized protein: protein MGSRVAILMLGLLAIFLISSEVAARDLPEASPNKDEAGTEANEVGEAKYGYGGGNYGHGGGNYGHGGGYPGYGGGGYPGHGGGSYGHGGGSYGHGGGGYPGYGGGGYPGHGGGGYGHGGGGYGHGGGGYGGGGYCRYGCCGGGYGGRCRCCSYAGEAAEAEPHN, encoded by the exons ATGGGTTCAAGAGTAGCAATACTCATGCTTGGCCTCTTGGCCATTTTTCTTATATCTTCAGAGGTGGCTGCTAGAGACTTACCTGAGGCTTCACCTAACAAGG ATGAAGCTGGCACAGAGGCAAATGAGGTGGGTGAGGCCAAGTACGGATACGGTGGTGGTAACTATGGCCACGGTGGTGGAAACTATGGCCACGGTGGTGGATACCCCGGCTATGGTGGCGGAGGATACCCTGGCCACGGTGGTGGAAGCTATGGCCATGGTGGTGGAAGCTACGGCCACGGTGGCGGAGGGTACCCCGGCTACGGTGGCGGAGGATACCCTGGCCACGGTGGTGGAGGATACGGTCACGGTGGCGGAGGATACGGTCACGGTGGTGGAGGGTACGGAGGAGGAGGATATTGCCGTTACGGTTGCTGCGGCGGTGGATACGGTGGACGTTGCAGGTGCTGCTCTTACGCCGGTGAAGCTGCTGAAGCTGAACCTCACAACTAA
- the LOC112702288 gene encoding glycine-rich protein, whose product MGSKVATLMLGLLAMVLLISAEVAQVSSNKDAVGNEANEVGNAKYEGYGGGGGYPGSGGGGGYGGGYCRYGCCRRGYYGGCRRCCYYAGEAPEPDEVKPQN is encoded by the exons ATGGGTTCAAAAGTAGCAACACTCATGCTAGGCCTCTTGGCCATGGTTCTTCTTATCTCCGCAGAGGTGGCTCAAGTTTCTTCTAATAAAG ATGCAGTTGGTAACGAGGCAAATGAAGTGGGCAATGCCAAGTATGAAGGATACGGTGGTGGTGGAGGGTATCCTGGAAGCGGTGGTGGTGGCGGCTACGGAGGAGGGTATTGCAGGTATGGATGCTGTCGCCGCGGATACTACGGCGGGTGCAGGCGGTGCTGCTATTATGCCGGTGAAGCTCCTGAACCAGACGAAGTTAAACCTCAAAACTAA